Proteins found in one Holophagales bacterium genomic segment:
- a CDS encoding acyl-CoA carboxylase subunit beta — MSSRFSDLDQKRRELLLGGGAEKIEKQHRQGKLTARERLGLLLDPDSFVEFGLWAQGGSGEPGGKALAGEGVVTGKGWVDGRAVYAFSQDFTVSGGSVGKLHAAKICECLKGALRVGLPVVGFNDSGGARIQEGVEALSGYGQIFYTNTLLSGVVPQISVIAGPCAGGAAYSPALTDFIVMVQESAKMFIAGPDVIKAATGEVISDEALGGARVHAEVSGNIHFSAPDERAAIATVKALLSYLPANNLESPPDVAFEAPLVDDDALDEIVPEDPRKSYEVREVINRLVDGGIFLEVQDAFGKSIVVGFGRLGGMVVGLVANQPMHLAGSLDMDASDKAARFVRTCNVFNIPLVTLVDVPGFLPGVAQEHGGIIRHGAKMLFAYSAATVPKMTVILRKAYGGAYLAMCSKDLGADSVLAWPTAEIAVMGPEGAARILHRRELEAAKTVKDKNTLLADKAAEYRRLHANPFRAAAALYVDDVIRPSWTRRLLIERLVTLRGKRDLRPQKKHGNIPM, encoded by the coding sequence ATGTCCAGTCGTTTTTCGGACCTCGATCAAAAGAGGCGGGAGCTTCTTCTCGGCGGCGGCGCCGAGAAGATCGAGAAGCAGCATCGCCAGGGAAAGCTGACGGCGCGCGAGCGTCTCGGCCTCCTCCTCGATCCCGACAGCTTCGTCGAGTTCGGCCTCTGGGCCCAGGGGGGCTCGGGTGAGCCGGGCGGCAAGGCCCTCGCGGGCGAAGGGGTCGTCACCGGGAAGGGGTGGGTCGACGGGCGGGCCGTCTACGCCTTCTCCCAGGACTTCACCGTCAGCGGCGGCTCGGTCGGCAAGCTGCACGCCGCGAAGATCTGCGAATGCCTGAAGGGCGCCCTCCGGGTGGGCCTTCCCGTCGTCGGATTCAACGACTCGGGCGGCGCACGGATCCAGGAGGGGGTCGAGGCGCTCTCCGGCTACGGGCAGATCTTCTACACGAACACCCTCCTGTCGGGCGTCGTCCCGCAGATCAGCGTCATCGCGGGACCCTGCGCCGGCGGAGCGGCCTATTCGCCGGCCCTCACCGACTTCATCGTCATGGTGCAGGAGAGCGCGAAGATGTTCATCGCCGGGCCGGACGTCATCAAGGCGGCCACAGGCGAGGTGATCTCCGACGAGGCGCTCGGCGGCGCCCGCGTCCACGCGGAAGTCTCGGGGAACATCCACTTCTCCGCGCCCGACGAGCGGGCCGCGATCGCTACCGTCAAGGCGCTCCTCTCCTACCTCCCGGCGAACAACCTCGAGTCGCCTCCGGACGTCGCCTTCGAGGCGCCCCTCGTCGACGACGACGCCTTGGACGAGATCGTCCCGGAAGACCCGCGGAAGAGCTACGAAGTCCGCGAAGTGATCAACCGCCTCGTCGACGGCGGCATATTCCTCGAGGTCCAGGACGCGTTCGGCAAGAGCATCGTCGTCGGCTTCGGCCGGCTCGGCGGGATGGTCGTCGGCCTCGTCGCGAACCAGCCGATGCACCTCGCCGGGTCGCTCGACATGGACGCGTCCGACAAGGCGGCCCGGTTCGTGCGGACCTGCAACGTCTTCAACATCCCGCTCGTCACGCTCGTCGACGTCCCCGGGTTCCTGCCGGGCGTGGCGCAGGAGCACGGCGGGATCATCCGGCACGGGGCGAAGATGCTCTTCGCCTACTCGGCCGCGACGGTCCCGAAGATGACGGTCATCCTCCGCAAGGCCTACGGCGGCGCCTACCTCGCCATGTGCTCGAAGGACCTCGGGGCCGATTCCGTCCTCGCCTGGCCGACGGCCGAGATCGCCGTCATGGGACCGGAGGGGGCCGCCAGGATCCTCCACCGCCGCGAGCTGGAAGCCGCGAAGACCGTGAAGGACAAGAACACCCTCCTCGCCGACAAGGCCGCCGAGTACCGGCGGCTTCACGCCAACCCCTTCCGTGCTGCGGCCGCTCTCTACGTCGACGACGTGATCCGGCCGTCGTGGACGAGGCGACTCCTCATCGAGCGCCTCGTCACGCTGCGGGGAAAGCGCGACCTGCGCCCGCAGAAGAAGCACGGCAACATCCCGATGTGA
- a CDS encoding AMP nucleosidase — translation MDTAVDFAALPPDTGHAELVRGLCDAIESIWDEGLYPQLEIDRPWSRHNPVLKGEFARPRAIRWYLERELGKLAAGGAQVSVTGTRPRIPFDDPALFESLDEDAWDLRQKKLFLFRPERIDLSLNRLEHYTGTSPERFQRHVLFTNYEMHAEAFRSRYPGAVGPGRSVQMPAWHHELPGAAGLTLVNIGVGPSNAKTITDHLAVLRPDAVLMVGHCAGLRNHQEIGDLVLATGHMRDDRILDDVLPTSVPVSSNHFLNALLIEGMEARGLTYRMGTVFTTSNRNWEFNQERALAAIQASRSVAVDMESATVAANGFRYRFPTAALLCVSDKPLHGQPKLSAEAQTFYRASRVTHLEVAAEALEKVRERFPGGLPASDIRSSDEPLLGSG, via the coding sequence ATGGACACTGCCGTCGACTTCGCTGCCCTTCCCCCGGACACCGGCCACGCGGAGCTCGTCCGCGGGCTGTGCGACGCCATCGAGTCCATCTGGGACGAGGGCCTCTACCCGCAGCTCGAGATCGACCGTCCGTGGTCGCGTCACAATCCCGTCCTGAAGGGCGAGTTTGCGCGTCCACGCGCCATCCGGTGGTACCTCGAGCGGGAGCTCGGCAAGCTCGCCGCCGGCGGCGCTCAGGTCTCCGTGACCGGCACCCGACCCCGGATTCCGTTCGACGACCCCGCCCTCTTCGAGAGCCTCGACGAGGACGCCTGGGACCTCCGCCAGAAAAAGCTCTTCCTCTTCCGGCCCGAGCGGATCGACCTCTCCCTCAACCGGCTCGAGCACTACACCGGCACCTCGCCGGAGCGGTTCCAGCGGCACGTCCTCTTCACGAACTACGAGATGCACGCCGAGGCGTTCCGCTCCCGCTACCCCGGCGCCGTCGGCCCGGGCCGCTCCGTCCAGATGCCGGCGTGGCATCACGAGCTGCCCGGCGCCGCGGGCCTCACTCTCGTCAACATCGGGGTCGGCCCGTCGAACGCCAAGACGATCACCGATCACCTGGCCGTCCTGCGCCCCGACGCCGTCCTCATGGTCGGCCACTGCGCGGGCCTCAGGAACCACCAGGAGATCGGCGACCTCGTCCTGGCGACCGGCCACATGCGGGACGACCGGATCCTCGACGACGTCCTGCCGACGAGCGTCCCCGTCTCCTCGAACCACTTCCTCAACGCTCTCCTGATCGAAGGGATGGAAGCGCGAGGCCTCACCTACCGGATGGGAACGGTCTTCACGACCTCCAACCGGAACTGGGAGTTCAACCAGGAGCGGGCGCTCGCCGCCATCCAGGCGAGCCGCAGCGTCGCGGTGGACATGGAGTCGGCCACGGTCGCCGCGAACGGCTTCCGCTACCGATTTCCGACCGCGGCGCTCCTGTGCGTGAGCGACAAGCCGCTCCACGGCCAGCCGAAGCTCTCCGCAGAGGCGCAGACCTTCTACCGCGCGAGCCGTGTGACCCACCTCGAGGTCGCGGCCGAGGCGCTGGAGAAGGTGCGCGAACGCTTCCCCGGGGGCCTTCCCGCCTCGGACATCCGCTCCTCCGACGAGCCGCTCCTCGGGTCGGGCTGA
- a CDS encoding polysaccharide deacetylase family protein: MSRSRITSAPALAAILAIAFPPLLSASGAPGAATPSQPAAAPRRTVAVTVDDLPFVGYGLPLAAVAPLSSKLVAAIAARKVKAVAFVNEDKLFVPGEVDARIALLTEWLDAGMELGNHTFGHPGLTKTPLPAMQDAVIKGEVVTRGLLERRGKTLKWFRHPYAQTGTTRETRDAFDAFLLSRGYTVAPLSIEHEDWVFASADAKLAAESDVAGQARLLAAYIEDFDARCAFYEERSRALFGREIPQILLSHANALNARAMPLLLERLEKRGYAFVTLEEALADPAWKSPDGYFGPWGPSWLHRFAAARGEDVKALFRAEPEAPKWVADLDAARSAAASAPAAPR, encoded by the coding sequence GTGTCGCGCTCGCGAATCACCTCTGCCCCCGCTCTTGCCGCCATCCTGGCGATCGCCTTTCCGCCTCTCCTCTCGGCGTCCGGCGCGCCCGGGGCGGCCACGCCGTCTCAGCCGGCTGCGGCGCCGCGCCGGACCGTCGCCGTCACCGTCGACGACCTGCCGTTCGTCGGATACGGTCTGCCGCTCGCGGCGGTCGCTCCTCTCTCCAGCAAGCTCGTCGCCGCGATCGCCGCGCGCAAGGTGAAGGCCGTCGCCTTCGTCAACGAGGACAAGCTCTTCGTTCCGGGAGAAGTCGACGCGCGGATCGCCCTGCTGACGGAGTGGCTCGATGCCGGGATGGAGCTCGGGAACCACACCTTCGGCCACCCGGGTCTCACGAAGACGCCGCTCCCCGCAATGCAGGACGCCGTGATCAAGGGGGAGGTCGTCACCCGCGGCCTTCTCGAACGGCGCGGGAAGACGCTGAAGTGGTTCCGCCACCCCTACGCGCAGACGGGGACGACGCGAGAGACGCGAGACGCCTTCGACGCATTTCTTCTCTCACGGGGCTACACGGTGGCGCCGCTCTCGATCGAGCACGAGGACTGGGTCTTCGCGTCGGCCGACGCGAAGCTCGCCGCCGAGAGCGACGTGGCGGGACAGGCGCGTCTCCTCGCCGCATACATCGAAGACTTCGACGCCCGCTGCGCCTTCTACGAGGAACGCTCCCGCGCCCTCTTCGGCCGGGAGATCCCGCAGATCCTCCTCTCCCACGCCAACGCCCTGAACGCCCGCGCGATGCCGCTCCTCCTCGAACGGCTCGAGAAGCGGGGATACGCCTTCGTCACCCTCGAAGAGGCGCTCGCCGACCCTGCCTGGAAGAGCCCCGACGGCTACTTCGGCCCCTGGGGCCCCTCCTGGCTCCACCGCTTCGCGGCGGCGCGCGGCGAGGACGTGAAAGCGCTCTTCCGCGCCGAGCCGGAGGCGCCGAAGTGGGTCGCCGACCTCGACGCTGCGCGCAGCGCGGCGGCTTCCGCGCCCGCTGCGCCCCGCTGA
- the phnE gene encoding phosphonate ABC transporter, permease protein PhnE: protein MKRAAPAPPSLGARGLALLVDALLLATFLLMGEFLGRALVFPVGEGTLRTAQEILERLHYAVLSGTGLVLAVVWHAAGRFLGGTPGLSFAGALPQEEAEVSWNLTLRGWFTLLFVELTFFTGWLVTEVDLGTFFTNFDKAAGVIRGLMHPSGTVLFEGLILLIQTLFLAFMATAFAIPPAFLLAFAAARNLTRESPAAKFVYTALRTAMNLTRAVEPLVWALIFISWVGIGPFAGVLALWVHSVASLVKLYSEQIESIDRGPMDAIKATGAGTLQVLRYGVVPQVIPPFLSFTIYRWDINVRMSTIIGFVGGGGIGYILKPRVDLGEWGEVGTLVLLIAVAVWVMDLVSARIRERIV from the coding sequence GTGAAGCGCGCCGCCCCGGCCCCGCCGAGCCTCGGGGCCCGTGGCCTCGCGCTCCTCGTCGACGCCCTTCTCCTCGCGACGTTCCTCCTGATGGGGGAGTTCCTCGGCCGCGCCCTCGTCTTCCCGGTCGGGGAAGGGACGCTGCGGACCGCGCAGGAGATCCTCGAGCGTCTCCACTACGCCGTCCTCTCCGGCACCGGGCTCGTTCTCGCCGTCGTCTGGCACGCGGCGGGGCGCTTCCTCGGCGGGACGCCCGGGCTCAGCTTCGCCGGCGCGCTGCCGCAGGAGGAGGCCGAGGTCTCGTGGAACCTCACTCTCCGCGGCTGGTTCACGCTCCTCTTCGTCGAGCTGACCTTCTTCACGGGGTGGCTCGTCACCGAGGTCGACCTCGGGACCTTCTTCACGAACTTCGACAAGGCGGCCGGCGTCATCCGCGGCCTGATGCACCCTTCCGGGACCGTCCTCTTCGAAGGCCTGATCCTCCTCATCCAGACGCTCTTCCTCGCCTTCATGGCGACGGCGTTCGCGATCCCCCCGGCGTTCCTCCTGGCGTTCGCCGCCGCGCGCAACCTGACGCGCGAGAGCCCCGCGGCGAAATTCGTCTACACGGCCCTGCGCACCGCCATGAACCTCACCCGCGCGGTCGAGCCGCTCGTCTGGGCGCTCATCTTCATCTCGTGGGTCGGCATCGGCCCGTTCGCGGGCGTCCTCGCGCTCTGGGTCCACTCCGTCGCCTCGCTCGTGAAGCTCTACTCCGAGCAGATCGAGAGCATCGACCGCGGCCCGATGGACGCCATCAAGGCGACCGGCGCCGGGACGCTCCAGGTCCTCCGCTACGGGGTCGTCCCGCAGGTCATCCCGCCGTTCCTCTCGTTCACGATCTACCGCTGGGACATCAACGTCCGCATGTCGACGATCATCGGCTTCGTCGGGGGCGGCGGTATCGGCTACATCCTCAAGCCCCGTGTCGACCTCGGCGAGTGGGGCGAGGTCGGCACGCTCGTCCTCCTCATCGCCGTCGCGGTCTGGGTGATGGACCTCGTCTCCGCGCGGATCCGCGAACGGATCGTCTAG
- a CDS encoding OadG family protein: protein MSPSVVALICMSVVMCVMTLLVGVLYALQAVSRRQAKSAAAVPEDGITPELVVVLAAAAHAALGKAVVVRRIHVLRPAGQENWSRVGRIDILRSHRMEPKR from the coding sequence ATGTCGCCCTCCGTCGTCGCCCTGATCTGCATGAGCGTCGTGATGTGCGTCATGACGCTCCTGGTCGGCGTCCTCTACGCCCTCCAGGCCGTTTCCCGCCGCCAGGCGAAGTCTGCGGCCGCCGTTCCCGAAGACGGGATCACGCCCGAGCTCGTGGTGGTCCTCGCCGCGGCGGCCCACGCCGCGCTCGGCAAGGCCGTCGTCGTCCGTCGCATTCACGTCCTCCGTCCCGCCGGCCAGGAGAACTGGTCGCGTGTCGGGCGGATCGACATCCTGCGCTCCCACCGTATGGAACCCAAGAGATAG
- a CDS encoding VWA domain-containing protein: MESSPNERLLSGPRCRGEAAPALVALIALATVLPAGRLSGQPASDAPKVSASAEVSILDVDVVVTGTDGRPVHGLTAKDFEVLLGGKPVAITNFREERDPAPTAGGPAQAAPAGPTAAEPAGRLPRRVVVFVDRLYLPEPDRRRQLFDGLKEFLERSLGPRDEAMIVSWGDTVRVVRSFTGDLEQLEATIDAVARRAARRGSEAAELDELAARDFWFQEVEAASGGIPDVDTGSTDLSRELAALQAYNVMKAKTTALRGLVALMAGMEGRKSLVVVADHFGRYPGREFYVGPRGAQVGMPRERDARPLLDELAEAANASGVTLYGIYPYDRVAMVSAADSAVSNPGAASGVYGAGLDAIWSNEMAGLDFVAGKTGGMTAGHPGELPRFLDRVATELGSFYAIGFPASGRAKAAAVTVRVKRPGVEVRTRATVAERTVEDQLGDRVLANLFASDERSRIAISVVAGEAQRKGKKYRIPIEVKIPVGSLVRLPGPASTQGKFSVFVVVATPNGDFSEVTRRRQEFQVGRGDEEKAGASHLTYTLEIESDAPAPRISLGVWDEIGGEAGFALVGRLKG; encoded by the coding sequence ATGGAATCGTCCCCGAATGAGCGCCTTCTCTCGGGGCCGAGGTGTCGCGGCGAGGCAGCACCGGCCCTCGTTGCCCTGATCGCCCTGGCGACCGTCCTCCCGGCGGGACGGTTGTCCGGGCAGCCCGCCTCGGACGCGCCCAAGGTCTCCGCCTCGGCGGAGGTCTCGATCCTCGACGTGGACGTCGTCGTGACCGGCACGGACGGTCGGCCCGTCCACGGCCTGACGGCCAAGGACTTCGAGGTCCTTCTCGGAGGCAAGCCGGTGGCGATCACGAACTTCCGCGAGGAGCGCGATCCCGCGCCGACCGCGGGCGGCCCCGCCCAGGCGGCCCCGGCCGGGCCGACAGCTGCGGAACCGGCCGGGCGGCTGCCCCGTCGCGTCGTCGTCTTCGTCGATCGCCTCTACCTCCCGGAGCCGGACCGCCGGCGGCAGCTCTTCGACGGGCTCAAGGAGTTCCTGGAGCGGTCGCTCGGGCCACGGGACGAAGCCATGATCGTCTCGTGGGGCGATACCGTGAGAGTCGTCCGCTCGTTCACAGGCGATCTCGAGCAGCTCGAGGCGACGATCGACGCGGTGGCCCGGAGGGCCGCGCGCCGCGGAAGCGAAGCCGCCGAGCTGGACGAGCTCGCGGCGCGCGACTTCTGGTTCCAGGAGGTCGAGGCGGCGTCGGGCGGGATTCCCGACGTCGACACCGGTTCGACGGACCTCTCCCGCGAGCTCGCCGCCCTGCAGGCGTACAACGTCATGAAGGCGAAGACGACCGCGCTCCGGGGGCTCGTCGCCCTCATGGCGGGGATGGAGGGCCGGAAGTCCCTCGTGGTCGTCGCCGATCACTTCGGGCGCTATCCGGGACGCGAGTTCTACGTCGGTCCGCGCGGCGCGCAGGTGGGGATGCCGCGCGAGCGCGACGCCCGGCCACTCCTCGATGAGCTCGCCGAGGCTGCGAACGCGAGCGGCGTCACGCTCTACGGCATATACCCCTACGACCGCGTGGCGATGGTCTCGGCCGCCGACTCCGCCGTCTCCAACCCCGGGGCCGCCAGCGGCGTCTACGGCGCCGGCCTGGATGCGATTTGGTCGAACGAGATGGCAGGTCTGGACTTCGTCGCCGGAAAGACCGGAGGCATGACGGCCGGCCACCCCGGGGAGCTGCCGCGCTTCCTCGACCGCGTCGCGACGGAGCTCGGGTCGTTCTACGCGATCGGTTTCCCGGCCTCGGGTAGAGCGAAGGCCGCCGCGGTGACGGTCCGCGTGAAGAGACCCGGCGTCGAGGTGCGGACGCGGGCGACGGTTGCCGAGAGGACCGTGGAGGATCAGCTGGGCGACAGGGTGCTCGCGAACCTCTTCGCCTCCGACGAGAGGTCGCGCATCGCGATCTCGGTCGTCGCGGGCGAGGCGCAGCGGAAGGGCAAGAAGTACCGGATTCCGATCGAGGTGAAGATCCCCGTCGGGTCGCTCGTCCGCCTCCCCGGCCCTGCCTCCACGCAGGGCAAGTTCTCGGTCTTCGTCGTGGTCGCAACGCCGAACGGCGACTTCTCCGAGGTGACGCGGCGCAGGCAGGAGTTCCAGGTCGGGCGGGGAGACGAGGAGAAGGCGGGGGCCTCCCACCTCACCTACACCCTCGAGATCGAGAGCGACGCGCCGGCGCCGAGAATCTCCCTCGGCGTCTGGGACGAGATCGGTGGCGAGGCCGGCTTCGCGCTCGTCGGCCGGCTCAAGGGCTGA
- the modA gene encoding molybdate ABC transporter substrate-binding protein, producing MGDWGVRSTLWIVLKPLLLTLALGAPRTQVHAAPHPREVRIAAAADLKFALDAVLAGTAASTRGIRPVVTYGSSGSFYAQIENGAPFDLFLSADAEYPRRLAAKGLGDGEPFLYAVGRIALWVPAGSKLDVAALGLRALLDPSVRKVAIANPRHAPYGRAAEAAMKALGVYEDVKGKLVLGENVAQAAQFVQSGAADAGIVALPLALAPHMRSSGRHVEIPVASYPRMDQGGLVLKGAREPAAARILRDALLGARGRAILEEHGFFLPAPLAAPLSAP from the coding sequence ATGGGAGACTGGGGCGTGAGGTCGACGCTCTGGATCGTCCTGAAACCGTTGCTCCTCACGCTTGCGCTCGGCGCACCTCGAACCCAGGTCCACGCCGCTCCTCATCCCCGCGAGGTCCGCATCGCCGCCGCGGCAGACCTGAAGTTCGCTCTCGACGCCGTCCTCGCCGGCACGGCCGCATCGACGCGGGGGATCCGTCCCGTCGTCACGTACGGCTCTTCCGGGAGCTTCTACGCGCAGATCGAGAACGGCGCCCCGTTCGACCTGTTCCTGTCCGCCGACGCCGAGTACCCGAGGCGCCTCGCGGCGAAAGGGCTCGGCGACGGGGAGCCGTTCCTCTACGCCGTCGGACGGATCGCGCTCTGGGTTCCCGCAGGTTCGAAGCTGGACGTCGCCGCGCTCGGCCTTCGCGCCCTCCTCGACCCTTCGGTCCGAAAGGTCGCCATCGCGAACCCCCGCCATGCTCCGTACGGCCGTGCCGCCGAGGCCGCCATGAAGGCGCTCGGGGTGTACGAGGACGTGAAAGGCAAGCTCGTCCTCGGAGAGAACGTCGCGCAGGCCGCGCAGTTCGTCCAGAGCGGGGCGGCGGACGCGGGCATCGTCGCTCTCCCGCTCGCCCTCGCGCCGCACATGCGTTCGAGCGGGCGGCACGTCGAGATCCCCGTCGCGAGCTATCCGCGCATGGACCAGGGAGGCCTCGTCCTGAAAGGGGCGCGTGAGCCCGCTGCCGCTCGCATCCTGCGCGACGCCCTCCTCGGCGCGCGGGGCCGCGCCATTCTCGAAGAGCACGGGTTCTTCCTCCCGGCGCCTCTCGCCGCACCCCTCTCCGCGCCTTGA
- the gpmA gene encoding 2,3-diphosphoglycerate-dependent phosphoglycerate mutase — MYTLVLVRHGESQWNLENRFTGWTDVDLTEKGREEAREAGRLLREGGYDFDVAYTSVLKRAIRTLWIALDEMDRMWIPVIRAWQLNERHYGALQGLNKAETAAKFGEDQVKVWRRSYSTPPPVLTPEDERFPGHDRRYANLTQAELPLTESLKETVARAVPYWENVIAPEVKAGRRVLVAAHGNSLRAMVKYLDGISENDIVGLNIPTGVPLVYHLDENLKPVKSFYLGDAEAVKAKAEAVANQGKKG; from the coding sequence ATGTACACCCTCGTCCTCGTCCGCCACGGTGAGAGCCAGTGGAACCTCGAGAACCGCTTCACCGGCTGGACCGACGTCGACCTCACCGAGAAGGGGCGCGAGGAGGCCCGCGAGGCGGGCCGGCTCCTCCGCGAGGGCGGCTACGACTTCGACGTCGCCTACACCTCGGTCCTGAAGCGTGCGATCCGGACACTCTGGATCGCGCTCGACGAGATGGACCGGATGTGGATCCCGGTGATCCGCGCCTGGCAGCTCAACGAGAGGCACTACGGGGCCCTTCAGGGGCTCAACAAGGCCGAGACGGCCGCGAAGTTCGGCGAGGACCAGGTGAAGGTCTGGCGCCGGAGCTATTCGACCCCCCCGCCCGTCCTCACTCCCGAGGACGAGCGCTTCCCCGGCCACGACCGCCGCTACGCCAACCTCACTCAGGCGGAGCTGCCGCTCACCGAGTCGCTCAAGGAGACCGTCGCCCGCGCCGTCCCCTACTGGGAGAACGTCATCGCCCCCGAGGTGAAGGCCGGCCGCCGCGTCCTCGTCGCGGCCCACGGCAACAGCCTCCGCGCCATGGTGAAGTACCTCGACGGCATCTCCGAGAACGACATCGTCGGCCTCAACATCCCGACGGGCGTCCCGCTCGTCTACCACCTCGACGAGAACCTGAAGCCGGTGAAGAGCTTCTACCTCGGCGACGCCGAGGCGGTGAAAGCGAAGGCCGAGGCCGTCGCGAACCAGGGGAAGAAGGGCTAG
- the phnC gene encoding phosphonate ABC transporter ATP-binding protein encodes MTTPVAVTVEKLSKVWPDGIRALDDVSLEVREGEFLAVLGLSGSGKSTLLRCINRLVDPTEGKISIFGRDVTSAEGAGLRALRREVGMIFQQFNLVKRHSVKDNVLSGALGRTGTLRSLLLLFSEAERAEAQACLDRVGMGDRGDSRADALSGGQQQRVAIARALMQRPKLILADEPVASLDPALRNSVMRHVEALNREEGITVICSLHDLDLMKRYATRAVALREGRLVHEGKPEDFDLATLKSIYGQEAEFGFEAAS; translated from the coding sequence GTGACCACGCCGGTCGCCGTCACCGTCGAGAAGCTCTCGAAGGTCTGGCCCGACGGGATCCGGGCGCTCGACGACGTCTCTCTGGAGGTCCGCGAGGGGGAGTTCCTCGCCGTCCTCGGCCTCTCCGGCTCGGGCAAGTCGACGCTCCTGCGCTGCATCAACCGGCTCGTCGACCCCACGGAAGGGAAGATCTCGATCTTCGGACGCGACGTGACGAGCGCCGAAGGGGCAGGCCTGCGTGCCCTCCGCCGCGAGGTCGGGATGATCTTCCAGCAGTTCAACCTCGTGAAGCGCCACAGCGTGAAGGACAACGTCCTCTCCGGCGCGCTCGGGAGAACCGGAACGCTTCGGAGCCTCCTGCTGCTCTTCTCCGAAGCCGAGCGGGCCGAGGCACAGGCGTGCCTGGACCGCGTCGGGATGGGAGACCGGGGCGACAGCCGCGCCGACGCCCTTTCGGGAGGCCAGCAGCAGAGGGTCGCCATCGCGCGCGCCCTCATGCAGCGGCCGAAGCTGATCCTCGCCGACGAGCCGGTCGCCTCGCTCGATCCGGCCCTGCGCAACTCGGTCATGCGGCACGTCGAGGCCCTGAACCGCGAGGAGGGGATCACGGTCATCTGCTCCCTCCACGACCTCGACCTGATGAAGCGCTACGCGACGCGCGCCGTCGCCCTGCGCGAGGGCAGGCTCGTCCACGAGGGAAAGCCCGAGGACTTCGACCTCGCGACGCTGAAGTCGATCTACGGCCAGGAGGCCGAGTTCGGCTTCGAGGCGGCCTCGTGA
- a CDS encoding PhnD/SsuA/transferrin family substrate-binding protein, which yields MTARRIDILPRAGWILAALLFLAFVAGLVRRDRIEQAGEEVIRMLFVPSVEQGTLARRGNELAEFVRKDSGLVIRSAVPTSYAAVVQALGVGQADIAWVPAFAYVVAHARYGAEARLQVVREAERYAVVVTRNGAGEPAGLADLAKKRIAVPKSFSPELRASLTPELDRWAPGWVEVPAADDKDAVQQLLDRADAVDAAASSWVFSGPKDLVGDGRKLLEYDRPGTLEKTRIAFKTSEAARERVNVYYGSVLTRTDSGVSRLEDLNGRPFAFSDATSTSGYIFPLNLLNASAVKLGHVYFAGGHANVIQAVADGKVAGGSSFYSPPGKVNEIEHTYVADARHLVMKRIPTDEGRLAFLDEVRVLALTDPIPNDVCCVRRGFPKATWDRFERSLQKFIATPEGLRAYLDLVAAVAARPSDDATFDGFRAALRATGVSAVQLLEAEEEKLRKKREGKK from the coding sequence ATGACGGCGAGACGGATCGACATCCTTCCGCGCGCCGGCTGGATTCTTGCCGCGCTCCTCTTCCTCGCCTTCGTCGCCGGGCTCGTGCGGCGCGACCGGATCGAGCAGGCAGGGGAAGAGGTCATCCGGATGCTCTTCGTCCCTTCGGTCGAGCAGGGGACCCTCGCCCGCCGCGGGAACGAGCTGGCGGAGTTCGTGCGAAAGGACTCCGGCCTCGTCATCCGGTCGGCCGTCCCGACGAGCTACGCGGCCGTCGTCCAGGCGCTCGGCGTCGGGCAGGCCGACATCGCCTGGGTCCCCGCCTTCGCCTACGTCGTCGCCCACGCCCGCTACGGGGCCGAGGCGCGCCTCCAGGTCGTCCGCGAAGCCGAGCGCTATGCCGTCGTCGTCACGCGAAACGGGGCGGGCGAGCCCGCGGGACTCGCCGACCTCGCGAAGAAGCGGATCGCCGTTCCGAAGAGCTTCTCGCCCGAGCTGAGGGCTTCGCTGACACCCGAGCTGGACCGCTGGGCCCCCGGCTGGGTCGAGGTGCCGGCGGCGGACGACAAGGACGCCGTACAGCAGCTTCTCGACCGGGCCGACGCCGTCGACGCGGCCGCCTCGAGCTGGGTCTTCTCCGGGCCGAAGGACCTCGTTGGCGACGGGCGGAAGCTCCTCGAGTACGACCGTCCCGGGACGCTCGAGAAGACCCGCATCGCCTTCAAGACCAGCGAGGCCGCGCGGGAAAGGGTCAACGTCTACTACGGCTCCGTCCTGACCCGGACCGACTCGGGCGTCTCGCGTCTCGAGGACCTGAACGGGCGTCCCTTCGCCTTCTCCGACGCCACGTCGACCTCGGGCTACATCTTCCCGCTGAACCTCCTCAACGCCAGCGCGGTCAAGCTCGGCCACGTCTACTTCGCCGGCGGCCACGCGAACGTCATCCAGGCGGTCGCCGACGGCAAGGTGGCCGGGGGCTCGTCGTTCTACTCGCCGCCCGGCAAGGTGAACGAGATCGAGCACACCTACGTCGCCGACGCGCGCCACCTCGTCATGAAGCGGATCCCGACGGACGAGGGGCGGCTCGCCTTCCTCGACGAGGTGCGCGTCCTGGCGCTGACCGACCCCATTCCGAACGACGTCTGCTGCGTTCGCCGCGGCTTCCCGAAGGCGACCTGGGACCGCTTCGAGCGCTCGCTCCAGAAGTTCATCGCCACGCCCGAAGGGCTCCGCGCCTACCTCGACCTCGTCGCGGCGGTCGCGGCCCGGCCGAGCGACGACGCCACCTTCGACGGCTTCCGTGCGGCGCTCCGGGCGACAGGGGTCAGCGCCGTCCAGCTCCTCGAGGCCGAGGAAGAGAAGCTCCGCAAGAAGCGCGAGGGGAAGAAGTGA